In Cytophagales bacterium, the following are encoded in one genomic region:
- a CDS encoding IS110 family transposase, with translation MKKGLNVIHQHAAGIDIGSREFFVDAGEEQVKIFPTYTQGCHALKDYLISRRIQTVAMESTGVYWIILYSILEEAGIEVYLVNGRDVRNVPGRKSDVKDCQWLRQLHSYGLLRKSFVPTGDFRVLRTYMRVRRDNIQSSASQVHLMQKALTLMNVRLTEAINDITGASGLRMVEKILDGETDPEKLVELCEASILNKKRDLVVKALEGEYREEHLFALRQAYRSWKHYNELIHECDKEVEKLLQEITSQIPDVEIKGKRKPIRYHKPDIKDLHQPLLKLTQGKDPTTIAGITDYSFLQIVSEIGVDMSAWKTEKHFVSWLKLAPQKNSSGKSNRRHKVKRHNKASYLFRNVAQGILTSKHLALGSFGRRIRAKRGGGVAIKAIARKIACYYYRVMTKGEAFVEQGIQAYEDALIAKQKRYLEKLAFQHNMVLVPADPDLCP, from the coding sequence ATGAAAAAAGGCCTCAATGTAATCCATCAACATGCTGCTGGAATAGATATCGGTAGCAGAGAGTTCTTCGTAGATGCTGGTGAAGAACAGGTTAAGATTTTCCCCACTTATACGCAAGGATGTCATGCGTTGAAAGACTATCTGATTAGTAGGAGAATTCAAACGGTAGCCATGGAATCCACTGGGGTTTATTGGATCATCTTGTATTCCATACTTGAAGAGGCAGGTATTGAAGTGTATCTGGTTAATGGTCGGGATGTTCGAAATGTTCCTGGAAGAAAATCAGATGTAAAAGATTGCCAATGGTTACGGCAATTGCATAGTTATGGTCTTTTGAGGAAAAGCTTTGTGCCAACTGGAGATTTTAGAGTTCTGAGAACCTACATGCGAGTAAGGCGAGATAACATACAATCTTCTGCAAGTCAAGTTCACCTGATGCAAAAAGCGCTTACTCTGATGAATGTTCGTTTGACGGAAGCTATTAATGATATCACGGGTGCCAGTGGGTTACGTATGGTGGAGAAGATATTGGATGGTGAAACTGATCCTGAAAAGCTTGTTGAATTATGTGAAGCATCGATTCTCAACAAGAAAAGAGATTTGGTGGTCAAAGCATTAGAGGGAGAGTACAGAGAAGAACATCTATTCGCGCTTAGACAAGCCTATCGATCATGGAAGCACTATAATGAGCTTATTCATGAGTGTGATAAAGAAGTTGAAAAGTTGCTTCAGGAAATTACGAGTCAAATACCTGATGTTGAAATCAAGGGTAAAAGAAAGCCCATTCGTTATCACAAGCCAGATATCAAGGACCTGCATCAGCCACTATTGAAATTAACTCAAGGAAAAGACCCAACCACTATTGCGGGAATCACTGATTACAGCTTTCTGCAAATCGTTAGTGAAATTGGTGTGGATATGAGTGCCTGGAAAACTGAAAAGCATTTTGTTAGCTGGTTAAAACTTGCCCCTCAGAAGAATAGCTCAGGAAAGAGTAACAGAAGGCATAAAGTCAAACGGCACAACAAGGCGAGTTACCTATTCAGAAATGTTGCTCAAGGAATACTCACAAGTAAACACCTTGCTTTAGGTTCATTTGGTAGGAGAATCAGAGCTAAAAGAGGTGGTGGAGTTGCCATCAAAGCCATTGCTAGAAAAATCGCCTGCTATTACTATCGAGTGATGACCAAAGGAGAGGCATTTGTAGAGCAAGGTATCCAGGCTTATGAAGATGCATTAATAGCCAAGCAGAAGAGGTACTTAGAAAAACTGGCTTTTCAACATAACATGGTGCTGGTACCTGCCGACCCAGATTTGTGTCCTTAG
- a CDS encoding type II toxin-antitoxin system RelE/ParE family toxin codes for MAKRKIVWTETAARQRNSIFKYWVNRNKSNSYSIKLLRLSNEKAELIAINPTLFRKADFPETHVATMGHFSIFYQYNQKEIIITAFWDNRQDPKKLLLELKNAK; via the coding sequence ATGGCTAAGAGAAAAATAGTTTGGACTGAAACAGCTGCAAGACAAAGGAATAGTATTTTTAAATATTGGGTTAATCGTAATAAATCAAATTCTTATTCAATAAAGCTTCTTCGACTCAGCAACGAAAAAGCAGAGCTTATTGCCATTAATCCGACTCTATTTCGAAAAGCTGATTTCCCTGAAACACATGTTGCTACGATGGGGCACTTTAGTATTTTCTATCAGTACAATCAGAAGGAAATAATAATCACTGCATTCTGGGATAATAGACAAGACCCTAAAAAACTTCTCTTGGAATTGAAGAATGCAAAATAG
- a CDS encoding nucleoside triphosphate pyrophosphohydrolase family protein produces MDFNEYQDQAKTTIQKYHLDESINGVIPFLGIVGEAGSVLTELKKKIRDGESYTSFKERLIEELGDVLWYVSAIATQNNIELEKVASFNLEKTNDRFNEDDPKSFKNYDKQYPEHERFPGEFEVEFKPVEENGKKTVQIIDKRDGELLGDPLTDNSYEDDGYRFHDIFHYGYLAYLGWSPVIRKLMKLKRKSEEEVDENEDGARAQITEELVSLFIYNHAQDHQLLKYSKSVDTDVLKIVKQLVSQIEVKDCSAKQWEIAILSSYRVFNLLRQNNGGRVLVSLKNRELIYIGKN; encoded by the coding sequence ATGGATTTTAATGAATATCAAGATCAAGCAAAAACAACAATCCAGAAATACCATTTAGATGAAAGCATTAATGGTGTGATACCTTTTCTTGGGATCGTAGGGGAAGCTGGCTCTGTACTTACTGAATTAAAGAAGAAGATAAGAGATGGTGAATCCTACACCTCTTTCAAAGAAAGATTAATAGAAGAATTAGGCGATGTTTTATGGTATGTTTCAGCGATTGCAACACAAAATAACATTGAATTAGAGAAAGTGGCTTCATTTAACCTTGAGAAGACAAATGATCGGTTCAATGAAGATGATCCAAAATCTTTTAAGAATTACGATAAGCAGTATCCTGAACATGAAAGATTCCCGGGTGAATTTGAAGTAGAATTCAAGCCTGTTGAGGAAAATGGAAAGAAAACAGTTCAAATAATTGATAAAAGAGACGGAGAGTTATTGGGAGATCCTTTAACTGATAATTCTTATGAAGATGATGGATACAGATTTCATGACATTTTTCACTACGGTTACCTCGCATATCTAGGATGGTCACCGGTCATTAGAAAATTGATGAAATTGAAAAGAAAAAGTGAAGAAGAAGTTGATGAGAATGAAGATGGAGCTCGAGCTCAAATTACAGAAGAACTGGTTTCGCTTTTTATCTATAATCATGCCCAGGACCACCAATTACTGAAATACAGTAAAAGCGTCGATACAGATGTTTTAAAAATAGTTAAACAATTAGTTAGTCAGATTGAGGTTAAAGATTGCTCTGCAAAGCAGTGGGAAATAGCCATTTTGAGTTCATACCGAGTATTTAACCTTCTTCGACAAAATAATGGAGGCAGGGTTCTTGTAAGCCTCAAGAATAGAGAGTTGATTTATATCGGAAAAAATTGA
- a CDS encoding IS3 family transposase (programmed frameshift), translating into MKKTRFTEQQIISAIKQHEAGMKASDVARKYGISDATFYNWKAKYGGMDSNQLKKLKELESENARLKRMFADLSLAHEAFKDAVEKKPLTPDKKKILVRHMLTHSEVSIRRACQMVQIPRSSFSYTPKPPDDEEVIKALTELVQKHPSIGFWKCYHRLRHQGFEWNHKRVYRVYTQLKLNIRRRARKRLPARVKQALFQPERPNQVWSLDFVADSLWDGTRFRMLNIIDDFNREVLAIESDTSLPSARVIRVLERLQTFRGLPSMIRVDNGPEFISTKLDDWTKLNHVDLHFIQPGKPMQNGFIERFNSSLRSELLNAYVFKNIRQVRDQTEAWMQDYNQNRPHEALGNRTPKQVYEEFT; encoded by the exons ATGAAAAAGACACGATTTACCGAACAGCAGATCATCTCTGCGATCAAGCAGCATGAAGCAGGAATGAAGGCCTCAGACGTAGCCAGGAAGTACGGCATTAGTGATGCTACATTCTACAACTGGAAGGCTAAGTATGGAGGAATGGATTCCAATCAGCTTAAGAAGTTGAAGGAACTCGAATCGGAGAACGCCAGATTGAAACGAATGTTCGCCGATCTGAGCTTGGCTCATGAAGCATTTAAGGATGCAGTAGAAAAAAAGC CTTTAACGCCTGACAAGAAGAAGATATTAGTCAGGCATATGCTCACCCACTCAGAGGTTAGTATTCGTAGAGCTTGCCAGATGGTACAGATTCCAAGAAGCAGTTTCAGTTACACACCGAAGCCTCCGGATGATGAAGAGGTGATCAAGGCCCTCACAGAATTGGTTCAGAAGCATCCATCTATTGGTTTTTGGAAGTGCTATCACCGTTTACGACATCAAGGCTTTGAATGGAACCATAAGCGTGTTTACAGGGTCTATACACAGCTTAAACTCAATATTCGCAGGAGAGCTCGCAAGAGATTACCTGCCAGAGTCAAACAGGCCTTGTTTCAACCAGAGCGGCCTAATCAGGTATGGTCGCTAGACTTTGTCGCAGATAGTTTGTGGGATGGAACCAGATTCAGAATGTTGAATATCATTGATGATTTCAATCGAGAAGTATTAGCCATCGAATCAGACACCAGTTTGCCTTCAGCAAGGGTAATCCGAGTATTGGAAAGGCTGCAAACCTTTCGAGGACTTCCCTCGATGATTAGAGTAGATAATGGGCCGGAGTTTATCAGTACAAAACTGGATGATTGGACAAAATTGAATCATGTGGATCTCCATTTTATCCAGCCAGGTAAACCGATGCAAAATGGGTTCATAGAAAGGTTCAATAGTTCATTGAGATCAGAACTCTTGAATGCCTATGTATTCAAGAATATCAGACAAGTCAGAGATCAAACAGAGGCATGGATGCAAGATTATAATCAAAATAGACCTCATGAGGCACTGGGCAATCGTACTCCCAAGCAGGTTTACGAAGAATTTACTTAG
- a CDS encoding TIR domain-containing protein, translated as MGKKIFVSYKYGDKAVQNLTSTPYGITTTARHYVDELQRTLGYGDNIYKGENDNESLDSLKDSTIGSKLGDKIFDSTVTVVLISKNMKETYRPEKEQWIPWEISYSLKEQSRQGQRSKTNAILAVVLPETQGSYDYLIEDETCPSCHSRTIKTGTLFQILRENMFNVIKPQFMQCERHIGGKAFSGHSSFIHLVKWKDFIINIDDQIGIALDLRARMNEFNIVKSVKG; from the coding sequence ATGGGTAAGAAAATTTTTGTTTCTTATAAATATGGAGATAAGGCAGTTCAAAACTTGACCTCAACTCCATATGGAATAACTACAACTGCAAGACATTATGTCGATGAGTTGCAGAGAACTTTAGGGTATGGTGACAATATTTATAAAGGTGAAAATGATAATGAAAGCCTTGACTCTCTGAAGGACTCCACCATAGGATCTAAACTAGGAGATAAGATTTTTGATAGTACTGTAACAGTAGTATTAATATCTAAAAATATGAAGGAGACATATAGGCCAGAAAAAGAGCAATGGATTCCCTGGGAGATCTCATATTCACTTAAAGAACAATCCAGACAGGGTCAAAGAAGCAAAACAAATGCAATCCTAGCCGTCGTTCTTCCAGAAACCCAGGGCAGCTATGATTACTTGATTGAAGATGAAACATGTCCAAGTTGCCATTCTCGAACAATAAAAACTGGTACTCTTTTTCAAATACTAAGAGAAAATATGTTCAATGTCATAAAACCTCAATTTATGCAATGCGAAAGGCATATTGGAGGAAAGGCATTCAGTGGACATTCGTCCTTTATTCATTTGGTGAAATGGAAAGATTTCATAATTAATATTGACGATCAAATAGGAATTGCTCTTGATCTAAGAGCTAGAATGAATGAATTTAATATTGTGAAATCGGTGAAGGGCTAA